The genomic segment CGACGGCCGGGTCGCCCCGGTGATCCTGGCTGCTGCCGATCTTCTCGGTATCCGCACCGTCTTCAAAGTCGGGGGAGCTCAGGCGATCGCTGCGATGGCGTTCGGGACCCAAACGATCCCGAAAGTCGATATCGTCGCCGGACCAGGCAACCTTTTCGTCGTCCTCGCGAAGCGACTCGTCTACGGGGAAGTCGGGATCGATCAGCTGCCGGGACCAACGGAGACGTTGCTGATCGCCGACGATTCGGCGAATCCGGTGCTCTGCGCTGCTGACCTGCTTGCCCAGGCTGAGCACGACCCGCTGGCGAGCGCGATTCTCATCACGACCTCCCGTCTCGTTGCAGAGCGGACCGTCGAGGAGCTCAACCGCCAGTTAGAACGCCTGCCACGCGGAGACGTCGCGCGCAGTTCGCTCGAGCACAACGGTGCGATCGTTCTCGTGCCTGACCTCGAGCGAGCGTTCGACCTCGCGAACCGATTCGCCCCCGAGCACTTGTGCTTGCTCGTCCGCGAACCATGGCGCTACATCGATCGGGTCCGCAACGCTGGTGGCGTCTTTCTCGGTGAAGCATCGCCCGAAGTGATCGGCGATTACACGGCGGGGCCCAGTCACGTGATGCCGACCGGTGGGACAGCCCGGTTCGCTTCTCCGGTTACCGTCGATACGTTCCTCAAGGTCACGAGCCTGATCGCGGTGGCCCCAGGAGCGCTCGAACTGCTGGGCCAGCCGGCGATGCGCCTGGCCTACGCGGAAGGGCTACAGGCGCACGCGTCGGCAATCGAACACCGGCTGGAACGCTTGCCTCCCGCATAATGCCAGTTCTTTCATGCCGGAGCGAGATGGCGGAGCGCGGCCACGATGCGCTCTTCGAGTGTCGTGGCTGCCTGCACATCCGGGTGTACAGCGACCGATCGCGCCTCTTGGGCTGTATAGCCCAGCGCCTGCAACGCGGCGACCAAATCGGCATCGATCTCCGCTCCAGCAGCACCCGGAGCGGTTGCTGGCAAGCGACCGCGTAGCTCGAGCACGATACGACTCGCCGTCTTCTTCCCGATACCCGGAGCGCGTGCCAGCTGGTCGACGCGTTCCTCGCGGATCCATTCGGCGATGTGCTCCACAGGAGCCAGCGACAGGAGGCTCAGTGCAGCCCGAGGCCCGACACCGCTGACGGAGAGGAGGGAGAGAAAGAGCTCCAGTTCGGCCTCCGTTCGGAAGCCGTAGAGTGCGAGTTCCTCCTCGCGCACCTGGAGATGGGTGACGAGTTCTACCTCGTCCCCCGGATCACCAACTTCCTGGAACATCGTCGCTGGAGTCTGCACACGAAAGATGACGCCATTGACATCCAGCAGGATTTCGCCCGGTCGCTTGGCAACCAGCCGACCACGGAGACCGCGGATCACGCGCGCTTTCCCCCCAGCGAGAGCCCGTAGACACGCGCCGCATTGTGAGCCAGGATGTTGGTGAGTTCTGCCTCGTGCAATCCACCCTCGACACGGACACGCTCGAGGAAGCGCTTCTGTTTGAGCACAGGGAAGTCGCTGGCGAAGAGGACGCGATCGGCTCCGACCAGGTCAGCCACGAGGCGGAATACCCGGAAACGGTACAGGTACGTGCTCGCAGCCGAGTCATACACGACGTTCGCAGTTACCCGTGCGACCTCCGGCATGAGCTCGTAGAAGGGTAGCCCACCTCCCCAGTGAGCGGCCACGACCGTCAGTTCCGGGAAACGCTCGACGAAACGGATGAATCGCTGTGGCCAGGCTGTCCCCTTCCCCGCATAGTCGTGCCCGAGCGGTTCACTGACATGCGCCATGATCGCCCGATGCTCGACGAGACACACCTCGACGAGTCCAGCCAGCGCTTCCGGTTCGTCCCAGCTGAACCCCTGAGCGTCGGCATTCAGCTCCCCGATGCCGCAGGCACCGAGCCGGAAGGAGCGCAATGCTTCCCCCGGTGCGTGTCGATCATGGGGCACCACTGTGGCTAGCCAGGCGATACGGCCGCCACTGCGAGCAGCGGCGTCGGCGAGATAATCGTTGTGATACGCGCAGAGACCGGGATCTGCCCAAGGGAAGCCAGCGGCGATCGAGACGTGCACACCGGCCTCCTCCATCGAGGTGAGTAAGTCCTCGGCCGTCGCGAGTCGGGCCCGTTCGTTTCGATACAGGTGATGGAACCAGGGGTCGCGGTCGCAGAATGCCTGCCGGTCTCGCACGATCTCCGGCGGGAAAATATGCACGTGGGCGTCAACCACCCAGTTCATCCACCATACCCCAAGCTCAGAATGACACCGATGATCGCGATGAACACGACCAGCCCGAGGACGATGAGAACGATCATCCAGCGGTTGCCGGTGGACTCTTCAGCTTGCTGTTCGGCCTCATGGATATGCGGTGGTTTCAACCAGGCGACCACAGCTGAGGCATTGTCTTGACTGCCTCGCTCGATCGCTCGCTCGACGAGGAGGCGCGCGGCACGGTCCGGCTCTTCGCTGAGGACGATCATCGCCAGCTCCTCGTCAGTCAAGACGTCATGCACTCCATCCGACGTCAGCACCACGCGATCATCACTCATGAGACGGATCTCGAAGATATCGACGTCGACTTTCGGTCTATAGCCGAGCGCGCGCGTGATCACGTTCCGGTACGAACTGCCACGCGCTTCCTCCTGTGTCATGAGCCCCGCTTCGACCTGCTCCGCGACGAGCGAATGGTCGCGCGTGATCCGCGTCGGCCGTCGAGCTCGGATCAGATAGGCGCGTGAGTCCCCCACATTGGCCACCACGAGCGCGTCACCCCGAATCACCGCCGCAACGAGTGTGGTGCCCATCAGTTGTTCTTCACCATGGGGTTGCCACTCGCGCAGGATCCGCTCGTTGGCTCGCCGGAACGCTTGCTGCAAGCGCGTGGCGATCTCGGCGCGCTCGACCGGCGCAGCATAGTACTCCTCGCGGAGCGTCTCGATCGCGATGTGGGCAGCCACTTCTCCGCTGCGATAGCCCCCCATCCCGTCGGCCACCGCGAGAAGCACGCCATCCTGCTGTGCCTCCGGACTCGCCGGATCGACGACGAGAACGGCATCCTCGTTCTGTTCTCGCACCGGACCGGGATCGGTTGCCGCCCCCACCAGAAGAGTCGTTTCGCGCACTCGCGTCCGTGCAGTCACGGTCGACGCACCCTTCCTCCCGCATATCGCGCTCAAGTATGGGGTGCCGGAGAAGGGCTCGCAACAGCTCACCGCCTATTGTGCACACTGCTCAGGCGAAGTTATCTCGCGCAGGCATGTTCTGTCACGATGTCGTAATACCCTCGGCCCCGCTGGTGGCTAGGCTAGAGACGTGCGGGAAGCACGCCTCGCACGATCGGGAGGCGAGCGATGACGACCACACTCGTGTTACCAGAGGTACCTGCGAAGTCCTGGGTCGAGGAGTGCGTCTGCGGATACACACTCCGGTATTCTGTCGATCAGCCAGCGCCAAACCAGTGGGTTGCCGTCGGGCTCCTGTACGTCGCCGGTCGAACGATTTTTCTCGCGATGTCCGCTCCGTCCGAAGCGGCCGCCCTCGCGGGTTTGCATGCTCGGGTGATCGAACGTATCGATCGCGAGGCCGCGGCTTCCTCGCGCGGCATCGAGCTCTACGCGAGCGATTACAGAAACGATGCTGCGTTGGCCGCCTCACAGTCTCATTCACCGGGCATGGATGGCACACGTCTTCCGTGAACTCCCTACCCTTGCTTATGCTGGGCTGGCGACCGGCACTGGCTCAAGTACGCGTGAACCGACTGGGTAGTTTCATTCCGAGGCGACTTCCCTCAACACGCAAGTGAGACGCCACGCCCAGTCTGACGACGCGTAGGCTGCCATGAGGCTCCCAACGCACTGCTTTCGCCGCCGAGTGACGCCACCACCAACTCGCTCCACAGGAGCGAGTTGCTCAGTTAGCCGCGACGAGCGGTTCAGCGAGAAGATACCCGAGCCCAGGGCGCGTCAGGATGATCCGGTGGGGTTCGGCTTCGTCTCGCAGCTTGGCGCGGAGCCGGCTCACCCACGTGCGTAGGTAGTACGTTTCTCGAGCGAATTCCGGCCCCCACACGTGCGTCAACAGCTCGGCATGACGCATCACGCGCCCCGGACTGCGAGCCAGTTGCTCGAGTAACGCCCATTCGGTCCGGCTGAGTTGCACTTCTTGACCGTCGACGTAAACGCGACGCTTGCCGAGATCGATCGTGACGCCATCGTACTCTAGGACGAGACACCGGCGCTCCGCGGAACAGCTGCGCCGCAACACTGCGCGCACGCGTGCCAACAACTCATCGAGATGGACCGGCTTCGTGACGACATCGTCAGCCCCAGCCTCGAGCGCACGAATGCGCTCCTGGCGTGATGCATCCTGGGAAATCACGATAAGCGGCACGTCGGAAGACGAACGCAGCTCCTGGAGCATCGCGAGCCCTTTACGGCTCGACACAACGGTATCCAAGAGCACCAGATCGGGACCATGACGATCCAGCACTGCGAGCGCACCGCGCACCGATTCCTCGACGAGGACACAATACCCGTTCGTCTGCAGCGACGTCGTCAGTAGACGCTGCAGAGCCAGATCGTCGCTGACGATCAGGACAAGCAGCTTCCCCATGAACACACCCCACCGTCCCGTCACGAAAGGACGGACACATTCCGAACTGTCGACCCACCCCGCAGCATTCATCGTACCGATCGCTCTAGGCACGGTCAAGCTCTGCATGACGCATCCGAGCACAGGTGAGTGAAAGCACAACGAGCCGGAACGGACAGCACGCAGCATCGAGGCCGCTCGTGCCTGCCGGAATCACCCAGATCAGCGGCCTGTGTTGCGTTTCGGGAATGAAACAGCTGACTCCCCGAGGTTGCACGCCCAGCATCTGATCTCGCATACTGGCGCTCGGCTCAGAGTTGAGGAGCGACCGATGGCCGATCCGATCGGAACGCGCCTACCCAACGAATCGCACGTCCTCTTGCGCCTGAGCGGTGCTCGTGAGCAGCTGGCGATCCTGCGCGAGGCACTCCGCACGCAGCGGCAGGTAGTTGCCGAAGCGGCAGCCTGTGCGGTCGTCGACCAGGCGATGAAGTCGGTCACCGCCGCGCTGCACGGCTTCAACCTTCTGCTTCCGCAGCCACTCCCGGCTGAACGGGTCAACTGGCGAAACTTGCGAGCACGCTTCGTCGCCGTCCAGGCCGAGAGCGCTGTCCTCGATCTGCTCGACGAGCATCTCCGCCCACGGGCTGGATGGCTCTGGTGGCTGGAGCGTAAGGAGCACGCGAGCGCGTTCGCACCGCTCCTCCGTTTCGACCCCGACGCCAGCTCCGTCGCCGTGTGGCGGGATCCGCTCGATCCCACGCTCGGGACGGAAGCCGGAACACCGGAGGAATACTTCTCCGGGATCCTCGATCGAATCGACGATCTGGTCCGCGAGATCGGGCGTCTGGCGCGTCGCGACGTGGACACCTTCCGCCAAGCTGCCCGCCGCCAGCCAGGACGAATTGCCTGATTGTCTGCTCCAGCCTCACGGCCTGTCGAGCCATTCGTGCGCGAGTATGTCGACAACGGGCACTCGGACGTTCCGCTTCTCGATCTTGACAGCATTCCACGCTTCTGGTAGGCTGCAAGAGAGTGACAGAGAGCCTCGGGAGGACGATCCCTGTGAGCCGTCGACTTGTGAAGAGTGTTGAAGCAACCACAAGGCGCAGTACCGCGCAGGGATCGGTCATGCATGCTCCCGACTGCCGCAGTGCGCTCGCACTCCCGGTAGTAGGCATTCTCGTACTTACGGGCCTGCCGTCGGCGGGAGGCTGAGCGAGCGCACGATACCGGAAACGAAAACGATGCGCATCGCGAGCCTCCCCAAGCGGGAGGCTCATGGTGTATCAGGGATGGCGAAGGGAGGACAAAGAGATGGCGATCGAGACACGCGAGCGCCCTCGCGTCAGTGAGGAACCACAGCGCGAACCGCAACTGGGTGCCCACCTGGTGCTGCAAGCACTGGTGCGTGAGGGAGTGGAGGTGATCTTCGGGTATCCAGGTGGCGCGATCCTGCCTGTGTACGATGCGCTCCCGTATTACCCGATTCACCACGTGCTGGTGCGTCACGAGCAGTCGGCTGCGTTCGCCGCCGACGGCTACGCACGGGCGACCGGCAAAGTGGGCGTCTGCATGGCGACCTCAGGACCAGGTGCAACGAATCTGGTAACCGGCATCGCGAACGCGATGATGGATTCCATACCGATCGTGGCGATCACGGGTCAGGTGCCACAGAGCGTGATCGGTATGGATGCCTTTCAAGAAACGGACATCACAGGTATCACGCTGCCGATCACGAAATACAACCTGGTCATCCGCAGTGTCGACGAGATCGGTCCCGCGATCCAGAAAGCGTTTTACCTCGCCCGCACCGGTCGCCCTGGCCCGGTGTTGGTCGACATTCCCAAGGACGTCCAGCTCACCAAGGGGTTTCTCGCACCGCGCCAGGAACTCAATCTCCCAGGGTACCGGCCGACCATCGTGCCGCATCGCCGCCAGATTCGCCGGGCCGCAGAACTCATCCGTCGGGCAGAGCGACCGCTCATCCTGGCCGGGCACGGCATCATCATCAGTGGGGCGACCGAGGAACTGGTCCGTTTCGCTGAGCGTACGCAGATCCCGGTCGGCCTGACGCTCCTCGGTATCGGCGGCTTCCCTGCTTCCCATCCACTCTGCCTCGGCATGGTCGGCATGCACGGTCACGCACACGCCAACCGCGCGATCCACGAAGCCGACCTCATCATCGGGATCGGCATGCGCTTCGATGACCGAGTGACGGGTCGCCCGAGCGAGTTCGCGCCGAACGCTCGGATCATCCACATCGACATCGATCCAGCGGAAATCGGCAAGGTGCTGAAGACGGAAGTTCCGGTGGTGGGCGACGCACGGGAGGCACTGCGTCTTCTGCTCGAGGAAATCGAGCCACTGGAACACGAGGATTGGCTCAGCCAGATCCGGAGCTGGTATCGACCGATCCGCACCGAGCCGTCCGGACCGGATGGCGTGCTGCAACCACAGTACGTGATCGCACGCCTGCACGCCCTCACCGAAGGCAAGGCTATCGTCACCACCGATGTCGGCCAGCACCAGATGTGGACAGCCCAGCTCTATCGTTGTGACATACCCAAGCAGTGGATCAGCTCCGGCGGCCTCGGCGCCATGGGCTTCGGTGTGCCATCGGCGATGGGCGCGGCGATCGGTCGTCCTGAGGCTGAAGTATGGGCGGTCGTCGGGGACGGTGGCGTCCAGATGACACTCAACGAGTTCGCAACCATCGTCGATGAGCAGTTGAACGTAAAGGTGGCCATCATCAACAACGGCTATCTCGGAATGGTGCGGCAGTGGCAGCAGCTCTTCCACAACCGGAACTATTCCGAGACACCGATCTCGAGCCCCGACTACGTGCTGCTCGGCCAGGCCTACCGCATGCCGGCCCGCCGCGTGACGCGGCCCGGCGAGGTCGATGAGGCCATCCAGTGGGCACGGTCGTTCCGGGGACCGGCACTGATCGAGTTCGTGGTCAACCAGGAAGAGAACGTCTATCCGATGATCCCGTCCGGTGGTTCCTTCCGCGATATGATCGACGATACTCAGATCGAGGGGGAATGGTGACGGTGCGCAGCCATACACTCGTGGTGCTGGTCGAAGATAAGCCGGGTGTGATGAACCGGATCGTCAGCTTGTTCCGGCAGCGTGGTTTCAACATCGATTCGATCGCTGTCGGTCACTCGGAGACGCCGGGGCTGTCGCGGATCACGCTGGTAGCGCAGGGGGATGACCGCAAGATCGAGCAGCTCGTCAAACAGCTGTACAAGATTCTCGAAGTGATCAAGATCACCGACGTCACCGACGACAACCCGATCCAGCGGGAACTGGCCTTGATCAAGGTGACCGCAACGGAACGCAACCGGAGCGACATCATCCGCCTGGTGACCGATGTCTACCAGGCACGCATCGTCGACGCGACGCCTGATTCGCTCGTGATCGAAGTCACCGGATCGCCGGAGAAGGTCGACTCGCTCATCACGATGGTGCGCTCCTACGGTATCAAGGAGATCGCACGCTCTGGCGTGATCGCCATGGCCCGCGGCGCTCGCGTCGTTGCGCCGGCCGCACAACCCGTAGTAGCATGACGACGATGCTGACATGATCGCTTGTCGGATGGAGGGCAAGAGAACCGATGGCAACCATTTACTACGATAAGGATGCTGATCTCAAGTACCTCGAAGGGAAAACGGTCGCGATTCTCGGCTATGGAAGCCAGGGGCATGCCCATGCGCAGAACCTGCGCGACAGCGGTGTCCAGGTCATCGTCGGTCTGCACGAGGGCAGCCGCAGCCGGGAGCGTGCCCAGAACGATGGCTTCGAGGTCGTGACACCACGCGAAGCCGCGGCACGTGCTGACATCATCTCGATGCTCATGCCCGATCATGTGCAGAAGGGGGTCTACGAGGAAAGCGTTGCTCCCGAGCTGAAACCGGGCAAACTCCTCATGTTCGCGCACGGCTTCAATATCCATTACGGACGGATCGTTCCCCCGGCTGACGTCGATGTCGCGATGGTCGCACCGAAGAGTCCGGGACACATCCTGCGTGACCTCTATGTTCAGGGTATCGGCGTCCCGGCTCTGCTCGCTGTCCACCAGGACGCCAGTGGTCAAGCCAAGCAGATCGCCCTAGCCTACGCCAAAGGACTGGGCTGCACCAAAGCGGGCGTCATCGAGACGACGTTCAAGGAAGAAACAGAAACCGATCTCTTCGGTGAGCAGGCCGTGCTCTGCGGAGGCGTCAGCCATCTCATTCAGGCCGGGTTCGAGACGCTGGTCGAAGCAGGCTATCAACCGGAGATCGCCTATTTCGAGGTCCTCAACGAACTCAAGCTGATCGTCGATCTCATCTACGAGGGTGGCTTGAAGTTCATGCGGTACTCGGTGAGCGATACGGCCGAGTACGGTGACTACGTGAGCGGCCCGAAGATCATCGACGACCACGTGCGCGAGACGATGCACCAGATTCTCCAGGACATTCAGACCGGGCGCTTCGCACAGCAGTGGATCCAGGAGAACGAGGCTGGGCGCCCCAACTTCTACCGCCTGCGCGAGGAGCACCTCAAGCACCCGATCGAGGAGGTCGGCGAGCGGCTCCGCGCGATGATGCCCTGGCTCAAGCAGCGGCAAATTCCATCGTAAGCGACGGAGCGGCCGAGCGGAACGCTCCGCTGGTGGCCGCGGAGCGCTCCGCTCGCGCTTCGCATGCCTTCCGACAGGAAACGTTTCTGCTATACTGCAACTGTTGTGAGTGGAGAAGCGCTGATTGCGCAGAGCGATCGGGGGATTCGCACAGCGATGGCGTTGTACAAGGCGCAAAAGGCTGCGATCATCGAGCAATTCCGCCAGCACGAGAACGATACAGGCTCTCCCGAGGTGCAGATCGCGCTTTTGACCGAGCGTATCAATATCCTGACCGAGCACCTGCGTGAACACAAGCACGACTACCATTCACGCCGCGGCCTCATGAAGCTCGTCGGCCAACGACGCAGACTGCTGCGCTACCTGAAGCGGACCGATGCCGACCGGTACAAGGCACTCATCGAGCGACTTGGCCTCCGCGGATAATCGCGGCGGCGGTCACAATACGGCTGATCACGTAGGGTGCAACGCGATCCGCCGCACCCACAACGGTCGAAAGCGTTCCCGCGCAGACCGGCCCAGGGTTCGACTCCCTGGGCCAATTCGTTGCACCGCATCCGAAATGGGCGAATCCTGACAGCCGGAGGAGTGTGAGAACATGCCACCAGTCATCCATGAGCGTTCGATCGAAGTCGCAGGCAGAACCTTGACGATCGAAACCGGACGAGTCGCCGAACAAGCGGACGGCGCGGTCCTCGTGCGGTACGGTGAAACCGTCGTGCTCACGACTGTCGTCGGAGCCAAACAACCGGTTGAGGGTATCGACTTCTTCCCCCTCACGGTGGAATACGAAGAGAAAATGTACGCGGCAGGGAAAATCCCTGGTGGGTTTTTCCGTCGTGAAGGTCGCCCGTCCGAGCAAGCCATCCTGGCCGCACGGCTGACCGACCGACCGATCCGGCCACTCTTTCCGAAAGGCTATCGTAACGAAGTTCAGGTCATTTCCACCGTGCTCTCGGCCGACCAGGAGAACGAGCCCGACGTCCTTTCGATGATCGGTGCGTCGGCAGCGCTCACGCTTTCGGATATCCCCTGGTACGGGCCGGTCGGAGCGGTACGCATCGGCGAACTCAACGGCGAACTCGTCGTGAATCCGACGAGTCACCAGCTCCTCGAGAGCACGATGGACATCGTCGTCGCCGGCACAGCCGATGCGATCTTGATGGTCGAAGGCCAGGCAGACGAGATCAGCGAGGACCGTTTCATCGAAGCTGTTGTCCTCGCCCACGAAGAGATCAAGCGCATCGTCGCGATGCAACTCGAGCTGCAAGCCGTCGCGGGGAAGCCCAAGCGGGAGTTCGTGCCACCGCAGGAGAATCTCGCACTCAAACAGCAGATCGCCGAGTATCTCGGTGATCGTCTCCGCCAGGCTGTTTTCAACCCTGACAAGACGCTCCGCGTCGAGGCAACCGCAGCACTCCGCGAGGAGGTCATCGCTCATTTCGTACCGGCCGAAGCACAGCCCTCACCCGTTCCCATCGCGGGTGTCCCGACTACGAAAGAAGTCGGTGACCTCTTCGATTCGCTCGTGAAGGAGCTGGTCCGTCGCACTATTCTCGACCAGGGTGAACGTCCCGATGGGCGTCGCCCAGACGAGATCCGAGAAATCTGGATCCAGGTCGGTGTTTTACCGCGACCGCACGGATCGGCGCTCTTCACGCGCGGGCAGACGCAGGTGCTCACTGTCTGCACGCTGGGCACGAAGGAAGAGGAGCAGTTCCTCGATACGCTCGGCATCGAGGAGACCAAGCGATACATGCATCACTACAACTTCCCACCGTTCAGTACCGGCGAGATCCGTCGCCTGCGCGGGCCGAGCCGCCGAGATATCGGTCACGGCGCGCTGGCTGAACGAGCGCTCCTCGCTGTCCTGCCGAGCGAGGAGGAGTTTCCCTACACGATGCGCCTCGTCTCGGAAGTCCTCAGCTCCAATGGCTCGACTTCGATGGCCAGCGTCTGCGGATCGAGTCTCGCGCTGATGGACGCGGGTGTGCCGATCCGCAAGCCGGTCGCAGGCGTAGCCATGGGCCTGGTGACCGATCCGGAGACCGGACGCTATACGATCTTGACCGACATTCAGGGAATCGAAGATGCGCTGGGCGACATGGACTTCAAGGTCGCCGGGACACGCGACGGCATCACGGCCATTCAGATGGATATCAAGGTCATGGGCATCACGCCACAGATCATGCGCGATGCCCTCGAACAGGCACGTCGCGGGCGACTGTACATCCTCGACAAGATGTGCGAGGTGATCGACGCACCGCGGCCAGAGATGTCACCGTACGCGCCGCGCGTCATCCGCATCAAGATCAAGCCGGAACAGATCGGGGAGGTGATCGGTCCGGGCGGCCGCGTCATCCGTGCCATTCAGGAGCAGACCGGCAGCAAGATTTCGATCGAAGAGGACGGCACCGTCTTCATCACCGCAGCCAACGAGGACAGCGCACGCCGTGCGGTCCGCGAAATCGAACGCCTCACTCGCGTGCCGGAGGTGGGCGAGATCTTCTACGGTCGTGTCGTGACGATCATCCCGTCCGGTGCCTTCGTCGAAATCCTCCCTGGCAAAGACGGCTTCCTGCATATTTCCGAAATCGCACCTGGTCGTGTCCGTTCCGTCGAGGATGTCCTCAAGGTCGGCCAGGAAATCAACGTCATGGTCATCGGCGTTCGCCCCGACGGGAAAATCAACCTCTCGCGTAAGGCGCTCCTCGAGAAGGAAGCGGCCGAACAAGCTGCCGCTACCGCAACCCCGGCCGATGGACGGAGTGCCCAGTCGCGGACACCACAGCGACCAGGAGCGTCCGGTAGTCGTCCCGACCGCCAGGGACCACCGCCAGGCAAACCGGAACCTCGGGGCCCGAACCGGCCAGCGCGGCCACAGGCCAAGCGCCCCGGACCACCTCCCGGTCAGTACCGGATCGGGGACCGACTCAAGGAACTCCTCGGTGACGAGGACGCCAGCTGAGTTCGCGTCAGAAAACCCCTGAAAAGGAACTCGCTTGCGGTCGAGCCGGGTTTTGGATCGACCGCTCTTGTGTCTTCATCGCTCGCTCGAGTCGAGAAGCTGTGCGACCACCGCTCCCTGGCGCGGTTGCAGTGGAAGGAACCGTAGAACCTTTCTCTGCAGCCACAGGAGCGCAGCACAGCCGCTCAGGACACCGAACCAGAGGGTACCGAAGCGGATCAGCACGGTCGCCGTCGCTGCCTCAGCGGGCGTCATCCCAGGGCGAAGGAGCAACAGCAATCCAGTGATTCCCGCCTCCGCCGCCCCAAGACCGCCAGGAAGCAGGGACAACGCTCCTGCGATCGACGAGACAGAGAGAACGAACGTCGCCACTGCCAAGAGTTCGACGCTCGGTTCAGCTCCGACACCGATCAGGATGACGAACAAGCCGAGACATTCCAGCGACCACGAGAAGATGCTCAAGCCGCTCGTGGCCACCAGCCGACGCCAGCGAAGAATCGCCCGCGTTGCATCGTAGAGCCCATTCAGTGCCTCCGCCCGGCTCCGCAAGAGCGGTGCGCGCGCAGCGAGTCGCAAGAACGGGCGCGCGACGCGTTCCTCCTGGACCAACCACAATCCAGCCAGCACCATCCCAGCGAGCACCACGAGCGGCTGCCAACCACCGAGCCCACCGAAGCCAGCGACGAGCGCGAGGATCAGCATCGCGATACCGTCCGTCAAGCGTTCGACCGCGACGACCGGCACCACCGGTGCGACCGGCCCGCCCCCCAGTCGTGCGACGAGGAACGCCTTGATCCATTCACCGACTTTCCCCGGTGTGATCGACATCGCGAAGCCACTCAAGAACACGGCGAGACTCTGCGAGCGCCGAAGGCGCGGCGCACCGACCCACCGCAGGTACAACTCCCACTTCACGAACCGGCAGGCGTAATTTCCCGCAGTCAGAAGGAGGACGAGTGGGAAGAGCGACCAGTCGAAGTGCCGCAAGGCCGGGAGCACCCGGCGGAGGTCACTGAGCACCATCAGCCCCGCGACGATGACGATACCGAAGACGATACCGAGTACGATACGTCCCCACAGACGCTCGACTCCGACCGTCGCGTGCGACGTGGTTGGGCTGTTCGTTTCCTGCTGCACCACCTGTGCTACCCTTGTCATCCGGTGCCGAAAAGGTACGATCGGAGCACCGTATGCGAGACGAGCTCCGCGCCAAGTATGAACGATTGCTGGAACGACTCCGAGCCCTCGGCTCGGTCGTTGTTGCCTTCAGTGCTGGCGTCGATTCGACACTCTTGCTCTACGCTGCTCGCCAGGCGCTGGGCGAACGGGTGCTGGCGGCCACCGGTCTTTCCGAGACATACCCCGAGGAGGAAATCGCCGAGGCGCGCCAGCTCGCCGAAGAACTCGGCGTCCGCCACGTGCTCATCCGGACCGAGGAGCTGACCGACCCACGTTACACGATGAATTCCCACCAGCGCTGCTATTTTTGCAAGAACGAGCTGTACGGGAAGCTACGCGCACTCGCGGCCGCCGAGGGATTCGCGGCAGTCGTCGACGGGACGAATGCTGACGACTTGCACGACTACCGCCCGGGCCTCCGCGCTGCTCGCGATCTCGGTGTCGCTCATCCACTGGCTGAGGTGGGACTGACCAAGCAGGAAATCCGCGAACTGAGCCGGGAATTCGGCCTCCGGACCTGGGA from the Thermomicrobium sp. 4228-Ro genome contains:
- a CDS encoding polyribonucleotide nucleotidyltransferase, encoding MPPVIHERSIEVAGRTLTIETGRVAEQADGAVLVRYGETVVLTTVVGAKQPVEGIDFFPLTVEYEEKMYAAGKIPGGFFRREGRPSEQAILAARLTDRPIRPLFPKGYRNEVQVISTVLSADQENEPDVLSMIGASAALTLSDIPWYGPVGAVRIGELNGELVVNPTSHQLLESTMDIVVAGTADAILMVEGQADEISEDRFIEAVVLAHEEIKRIVAMQLELQAVAGKPKREFVPPQENLALKQQIAEYLGDRLRQAVFNPDKTLRVEATAALREEVIAHFVPAEAQPSPVPIAGVPTTKEVGDLFDSLVKELVRRTILDQGERPDGRRPDEIREIWIQVGVLPRPHGSALFTRGQTQVLTVCTLGTKEEEQFLDTLGIEETKRYMHHYNFPPFSTGEIRRLRGPSRRDIGHGALAERALLAVLPSEEEFPYTMRLVSEVLSSNGSTSMASVCGSSLALMDAGVPIRKPVAGVAMGLVTDPETGRYTILTDIQGIEDALGDMDFKVAGTRDGITAIQMDIKVMGITPQIMRDALEQARRGRLYILDKMCEVIDAPRPEMSPYAPRVIRIKIKPEQIGEVIGPGGRVIRAIQEQTGSKISIEEDGTVFITAANEDSARRAVREIERLTRVPEVGEIFYGRVVTIIPSGAFVEILPGKDGFLHISEIAPGRVRSVEDVLKVGQEINVMVIGVRPDGKINLSRKALLEKEAAEQAAATATPADGRSAQSRTPQRPGASGSRPDRQGPPPGKPEPRGPNRPARPQAKRPGPPPGQYRIGDRLKELLGDEDAS
- a CDS encoding lysylphosphatidylglycerol synthase transmembrane domain-containing protein, which produces MVQQETNSPTTSHATVGVERLWGRIVLGIVFGIVIVAGLMVLSDLRRVLPALRHFDWSLFPLVLLLTAGNYACRFVKWELYLRWVGAPRLRRSQSLAVFLSGFAMSITPGKVGEWIKAFLVARLGGGPVAPVVPVVAVERLTDGIAMLILALVAGFGGLGGWQPLVVLAGMVLAGLWLVQEERVARPFLRLAARAPLLRSRAEALNGLYDATRAILRWRRLVATSGLSIFSWSLECLGLFVILIGVGAEPSVELLAVATFVLSVSSIAGALSLLPGGLGAAEAGITGLLLLLRPGMTPAEAATATVLIRFGTLWFGVLSGCAALLWLQRKVLRFLPLQPRQGAVVAQLLDSSER
- the larE gene encoding ATP-dependent sacrificial sulfur transferase LarE, producing MRDELRAKYERLLERLRALGSVVVAFSAGVDSTLLLYAARQALGERVLAATGLSETYPEEEIAEARQLAEELGVRHVLIRTEELTDPRYTMNSHQRCYFCKNELYGKLRALAAAEGFAAVVDGTNADDLHDYRPGLRAARDLGVAHPLAEVGLTKQEIRELSREFGLRTWDKPAYACLSSRFPYGTPITVEKLRQVAAAERALRELGFRGFRVRHHDTLARLELQPGDLPRALELREEIVERLRSVGYEFVTLDLEGYRSGSFNRALPERLVTHGREKAGSR